The following coding sequences are from one bacterium SCSIO 12741 window:
- a CDS encoding T9SS type A sorting domain-containing protein produces the protein MMSAIGAKSQCPTSDLRSYLQSDQKDNYLCSSPITLELNVQVPDSATSVTYQCNWNGNGPTNSTTYTVSSAPLTVNVTGHVTYTIEHQGNTVTCSSIPFHDASLTVLDGSNSVGAFTPVHYWTFEPTGSVIIDGQGHDIPSSGSCLTKCNANNATLHDYQSDLMTINDCGSGPECYNAAFNLRNSTGQNDPFLVTNGVVGQCAIMDQKLATASPPDALDGTKVTQEYLIKFHPDFQRGTWTNNVLSNGGYGSCLRFSIVAQEIQFGVYFERNGYSNWLSETKTVTLSGVDRKGWEYYLDDEWHHIAVTADLTTGTVKLYIDGICPEGFTHQYYPDPSDEISIGANHIFGQSTVPGAEDFGWIDEFAYHTEVLPPTLIYKHYTEAINQGLHYSFLNTINYCSSGASISPNTTGSINILEYPEGYSGSGTGASNIDIPIHQFENSPFPRYLPGNTLLRNFPWFEIKYLAGSEPSYGSVPYEDMAADLAAELALNWNYYTMITNNSQSSNQAYTKLKSFANSHPEIPACMFVFWAQLDGSNIGNPSMSPNYYLRDSSGNITNRWSPLAPLEILVADGDKMAKKIVPALNGLQRPLDIINENGELTPDKNTWWDINTLHGFNPNVLTDFANSGLDWNHYMGRQKTAYRNSFRDGLLGGSPLLTNTRFTHYSVNGLGGHSFSNKKCWNEIKKVQKNIPGDNYYATPSFDPLRPAYWNQIQGDRHGTEWIRQCRLYELPEGDDLFSPFVCAGRRENPTTNIRPGQWLGLLKGMAVLGSEFYYTSYFSAVDKDSEGNYIFQDPRHWAWQILMPSYAQAITSRYEHILRNGELLMQPTVDKFNLKGGGTQVYNIVKKWTNPNQSNDIQYVITTSHQRYYNTISPQEKAITLSNLGIQIMTRPQGSTYIFKKDEINYTEPVMIQLDGWHESIHPTRWSKDFVFEAEVPDYVEQIHTTTADKEFMMVRTRFFDPITGEEKVPQANTVDYTDFVTYYTFPNFYPVQNPTLLPFSDWSLNGNSPKLTYQFRVSNGPSDYRLYVRARIKENLNGDTTGIHINLTNEDRSIQLHSDYLGCINDDEWTWYSFGLCNEVDFDQLNNGYYLLDLIPENEKVEIDKIILDYNKDISTLPQNELAGSCGSATPNITPYALDKDFTWIKNCVGEVEFTSSIWPLLNPTCGNNLEYEWNFSDASGTIAQTQKSNGILNQPPYLTGTYENPIFKFNTPGTYTVTMTVYKNGVPTALPKTIQINPNPAVIVNASNSTICAGESVHLSSTVTGGNAPYTYSWYPSITLSDPEAANTDAYPSEINGTANTLNPFQQNQYKLTVTDANGCTSEGEIAPISIAPPLCVDITTNSSLPLCYGTDGLAPNLIELTADVCVSNCTDCSSPTGPITYDWKPSSQLSTTSGQIVNISNPNGLISNSYTVVAKDQSGCVGEKTIDVLIKSSDIEVKANGIDPSYTISKCQGDKSVIFLGTATASGGGGTYTYEWSAQPLGATPTTLNIPVTNPYATAGDGNELQSTLYTITAKDQNGCIGEGYVLLDVYDKIQASLTPEELFICPPTSNPQQLMASHSGTITGSPTYFWTLGTNSYSTSVPTTSFVPPGANYSGTYSVKIEDGDDCYSEAFCDIVVTNTCKTGSEGMNLNSVEQQPSSSGKIILYPNPNSGSFQLEFSGGFEQESWNVVVFNLQGKVISQKMNVSSKTMTFNLNEIPRGVYFIRVFNSTHHFRMKTVID, from the coding sequence ATGATGTCTGCAATTGGAGCAAAGAGTCAATGTCCAACCTCAGATCTACGGAGTTACCTACAAAGTGACCAAAAGGACAACTACCTCTGCTCGTCGCCAATTACGCTGGAGTTAAACGTGCAAGTTCCAGATTCAGCCACATCGGTTACCTACCAGTGCAATTGGAACGGTAATGGACCTACAAACAGCACAACCTATACTGTTTCTTCAGCACCACTCACTGTAAATGTAACAGGCCATGTAACCTACACCATCGAACATCAAGGTAATACCGTTACCTGTTCCTCCATCCCCTTTCATGATGCAAGTTTAACGGTACTCGATGGGTCAAACTCGGTTGGGGCGTTTACACCGGTTCATTATTGGACATTTGAACCTACAGGCAGCGTGATTATTGACGGCCAAGGTCACGATATTCCTAGCAGTGGGAGTTGTTTAACCAAGTGTAACGCCAACAATGCCACTCTTCATGACTACCAATCAGATTTAATGACCATAAATGATTGCGGTTCAGGCCCAGAATGTTACAATGCCGCATTCAACCTGCGAAATTCTACGGGACAAAACGACCCTTTTCTGGTAACCAATGGAGTAGTTGGTCAATGTGCGATAATGGATCAAAAACTTGCCACTGCGTCGCCTCCAGATGCGCTGGATGGGACCAAAGTTACTCAAGAGTATCTGATCAAATTCCACCCTGATTTCCAACGGGGTACTTGGACGAATAATGTATTAAGTAATGGAGGATATGGATCTTGCCTTCGGTTCTCCATTGTGGCACAAGAAATTCAATTTGGAGTATATTTTGAACGAAATGGTTATTCCAATTGGTTGAGCGAAACCAAAACGGTAACCTTGTCTGGTGTTGATCGTAAAGGCTGGGAGTATTACCTGGATGACGAATGGCATCACATAGCAGTCACAGCCGACCTTACAACTGGTACTGTTAAACTTTACATTGATGGAATTTGCCCTGAAGGATTTACCCATCAGTATTATCCAGATCCGTCAGATGAAATATCTATTGGTGCAAATCATATTTTTGGACAAAGTACCGTGCCCGGAGCAGAGGATTTTGGCTGGATTGACGAGTTCGCCTACCACACGGAGGTACTACCACCCACGCTCATTTACAAACATTATACAGAAGCTATTAATCAAGGTCTTCATTATTCATTCTTAAATACCATTAACTATTGTTCTTCCGGTGCATCAATCTCCCCTAATACTACGGGTTCAATTAATATCTTAGAATATCCAGAAGGCTACAGCGGAAGCGGCACAGGCGCCAGCAATATTGACATCCCCATCCATCAATTTGAGAACAGTCCATTTCCAAGGTACTTACCAGGTAACACACTTCTACGCAACTTTCCCTGGTTTGAGATTAAATACTTAGCAGGATCTGAACCGTCCTATGGCAGCGTACCTTATGAGGATATGGCAGCGGATCTTGCAGCTGAATTGGCCTTGAATTGGAATTATTACACCATGATTACCAATAATTCACAGAGTTCTAATCAAGCCTATACCAAGTTAAAGTCCTTTGCAAATTCCCATCCGGAAATACCGGCGTGTATGTTTGTATTTTGGGCTCAATTAGATGGTAGTAATATTGGAAACCCTTCCATGAGTCCTAATTATTATCTACGCGATTCTTCGGGTAATATAACAAATCGATGGAGTCCACTGGCTCCCCTAGAAATATTGGTGGCTGACGGTGATAAAATGGCTAAAAAAATTGTCCCGGCACTTAATGGGCTTCAACGTCCGTTGGATATTATTAATGAAAATGGAGAGTTAACTCCTGATAAAAACACCTGGTGGGATATTAATACACTTCATGGTTTTAATCCCAACGTATTAACCGACTTTGCAAATTCAGGTTTGGATTGGAATCATTACATGGGACGCCAAAAAACTGCCTATAGAAATTCCTTTAGAGATGGCTTGTTAGGAGGATCTCCATTACTCACCAACACACGGTTCACCCATTATTCAGTAAATGGGCTTGGTGGCCATTCTTTCTCCAATAAAAAATGCTGGAATGAGATAAAAAAAGTGCAGAAAAACATTCCTGGCGACAACTACTATGCGACTCCAAGTTTTGACCCTTTGCGTCCTGCTTATTGGAATCAAATCCAGGGAGATCGACATGGAACAGAATGGATCCGACAATGCAGACTGTATGAACTACCCGAAGGGGATGATTTGTTTTCTCCCTTTGTTTGTGCTGGACGGCGTGAAAATCCAACGACCAATATCAGACCCGGGCAATGGCTGGGACTACTAAAAGGCATGGCGGTGCTCGGGTCAGAATTCTACTATACCTCGTATTTTTCGGCTGTGGACAAAGATTCTGAAGGGAATTATATATTCCAGGATCCCCGGCATTGGGCTTGGCAAATCTTAATGCCCAGCTATGCACAAGCGATTACCAGCCGATATGAACATATTCTTAGAAATGGGGAACTGCTCATGCAACCGACAGTTGACAAATTCAACCTGAAAGGTGGTGGCACTCAGGTGTATAACATTGTTAAAAAATGGACCAATCCCAATCAAAGCAATGACATACAATATGTAATTACTACTTCTCATCAGCGGTATTATAACACCATTTCTCCCCAAGAGAAGGCTATAACGCTGTCTAATTTGGGGATCCAAATCATGACTCGGCCACAGGGATCAACCTATATTTTCAAAAAAGATGAAATCAACTACACGGAGCCAGTAATGATCCAATTGGATGGCTGGCATGAGTCTATTCACCCCACAAGATGGAGCAAAGATTTTGTATTTGAAGCCGAAGTACCTGATTATGTGGAACAAATTCACACAACCACCGCAGACAAGGAATTTATGATGGTACGAACCCGCTTCTTTGACCCGATAACGGGAGAAGAAAAGGTTCCTCAAGCCAACACCGTGGATTACACAGATTTTGTTACTTATTATACGTTCCCCAATTTTTATCCCGTTCAAAACCCCACCCTATTGCCCTTCTCTGATTGGAGCTTAAATGGGAATTCACCCAAATTGACCTATCAGTTCAGGGTTTCCAATGGTCCATCTGACTATCGACTTTATGTTAGAGCGCGTATCAAAGAAAACTTGAATGGAGATACCACTGGAATCCACATCAACTTGACGAATGAAGATCGATCAATACAGCTGCACTCGGATTATCTTGGATGCATAAATGATGATGAATGGACCTGGTACTCTTTTGGACTCTGCAATGAGGTTGATTTTGACCAATTGAACAATGGCTATTATCTACTGGACCTGATTCCGGAAAATGAAAAAGTTGAAATCGATAAAATCATTCTTGATTATAATAAGGATATCAGCACTCTTCCTCAAAATGAATTAGCAGGAAGCTGTGGAAGTGCCACTCCCAATATTACCCCTTATGCATTAGACAAGGACTTTACCTGGATTAAGAATTGTGTAGGCGAAGTTGAATTTACAAGCTCTATCTGGCCACTACTAAACCCTACTTGCGGGAATAATTTGGAATATGAATGGAATTTTTCGGATGCTTCTGGAACCATAGCCCAAACCCAGAAAAGCAATGGCATCTTGAACCAACCGCCATACTTGACCGGAACCTATGAAAACCCCATATTCAAATTCAATACCCCTGGGACGTATACGGTTACCATGACCGTATATAAAAATGGTGTGCCAACAGCTCTACCCAAAACCATTCAAATCAACCCGAATCCTGCAGTTATCGTAAACGCTTCGAATAGTACCATTTGCGCAGGTGAGTCCGTGCATCTTAGCTCCACGGTAACTGGGGGAAATGCGCCATATACCTATTCCTGGTATCCATCCATCACCCTTTCTGATCCCGAAGCAGCTAACACCGATGCCTACCCTTCTGAGATTAACGGGACGGCTAATACGCTAAACCCTTTTCAGCAAAATCAATACAAACTGACTGTGACCGACGCAAACGGTTGCACTTCTGAAGGCGAAATTGCACCTATTAGTATAGCTCCTCCCCTTTGTGTGGATATAACCACCAACTCTTCTCTTCCGCTCTGTTATGGAACTGATGGTTTGGCGCCGAACTTAATAGAACTAACGGCTGATGTTTGTGTCAGTAATTGCACGGATTGCTCTAGCCCAACAGGTCCAATAACTTATGACTGGAAACCCAGTTCACAATTGTCAACTACCTCCGGACAAATAGTGAATATATCGAATCCAAATGGTCTAATTTCAAATAGTTACACCGTAGTAGCAAAAGATCAGAGTGGATGTGTTGGTGAAAAGACCATTGATGTACTGATTAAGTCCTCAGATATTGAAGTAAAAGCCAATGGGATTGACCCATCCTACACGATTAGCAAATGTCAGGGAGATAAAAGTGTCATTTTCCTGGGAACTGCAACTGCATCTGGTGGTGGTGGAACCTATACCTATGAATGGTCTGCTCAACCTTTGGGCGCTACCCCTACCACTCTAAATATCCCGGTAACGAATCCATACGCTACTGCCGGAGATGGGAATGAATTGCAATCTACCTTGTACACGATTACCGCCAAAGATCAAAACGGCTGCATTGGAGAAGGCTACGTTTTGTTAGATGTATACGACAAAATACAAGCCTCTCTCACTCCTGAAGAACTGTTCATTTGTCCGCCAACGAGTAATCCTCAGCAACTCATGGCCTCTCATTCAGGAACCATTACCGGCAGTCCTACCTATTTTTGGACACTAGGAACAAACTCATATTCCACTTCGGTACCCACTACAAGTTTCGTTCCTCCCGGAGCAAATTATTCAGGAACCTATTCGGTCAAAATTGAGGATGGAGACGATTGTTATAGCGAAGCATTCTGTGATATTGTAGTAACCAATACTTGCAAAACCGGCTCAGAAGGGATGAACTTAAATTCAGTTGAACAACAACCTTCTTCAAGCGGCAAAATTATTCTCTACCCGAATCCAAATAGCGGTAGTTTTCAATTGGAATTTAGTGGCGGTTTTGAACAAGAATCCTGGAATGTAGTGGTCTTTAACCTTCAGGGAAAGGTAATTTCACAAAAGATGAATGTATCCTCTAAAACAATGACCTTTAATCTAAATGAGATTCCCAGGGGAGTCTACTTTATTCGAGTTTTCAATTCGACCCATCATTTTAGAATGAAGACCGTAATTGATTAG
- a CDS encoding LysR family transcriptional regulator: MDLRLLRFFIAVYEQKNLTRAAEQCFVSQPNISNGIKQLEEELNKSLFTRHKRGVESKVEAHYLYPIAKRLVGEVDGLSEVFTDRQFENRIQIGVADSLPQEHKQQFFKTASNLCESVEWEVKEIGRENEINLLVREWKHEEDLFLPLWKENYVLCIPDGHHLLNKATIDLKDLEREAFIHCPPCEAHQQCLSILNHESNKMRTVANCSTKTETLTLLMAGLGVTFLPENFVDGWPGFEVKPFNGPQYFREVGLSYPRKSLGNLAIAKLIEHFSKNALKLN; this comes from the coding sequence ATGGATTTAAGGTTGTTAAGGTTTTTTATAGCCGTGTATGAGCAAAAGAATTTGACCAGGGCCGCTGAACAGTGCTTTGTGTCTCAGCCCAATATTTCTAATGGAATCAAACAGCTGGAAGAGGAGTTGAACAAGTCCCTATTTACCCGCCATAAAAGAGGAGTGGAGTCCAAGGTAGAAGCTCATTATTTATATCCAATTGCTAAAAGGTTGGTTGGAGAAGTAGATGGATTGAGTGAGGTATTTACCGATCGGCAGTTTGAAAACAGAATTCAAATTGGAGTGGCGGATAGTTTACCTCAGGAGCATAAACAGCAGTTTTTTAAAACGGCATCGAACTTATGTGAATCCGTAGAATGGGAGGTAAAGGAGATTGGTAGAGAGAACGAAATCAACCTATTGGTAAGAGAATGGAAACACGAAGAGGATTTGTTTTTACCACTTTGGAAAGAAAACTATGTGCTTTGTATACCCGATGGGCATCATTTGCTTAATAAGGCTACGATCGATTTAAAGGATTTGGAGAGGGAAGCCTTTATCCATTGTCCTCCCTGTGAAGCTCATCAGCAGTGTTTGTCCATATTGAATCATGAATCCAACAAAATGCGAACGGTGGCCAATTGTTCCACCAAAACCGAAACATTGACCTTACTTATGGCCGGATTGGGAGTTACCTTTTTACCCGAAAACTTCGTGGATGGCTGGCCTGGGTTTGAGGTGAAACCCTTCAACGGGCCACAGTATTTCAGAGAAGTTGGCCTTTCCTATCCGAGGAAGAGTTTAGGGAATTTGGCTATTGCAAAATTGATTGAGCATTTTTCGAAGAATGCCCTTAAGCTAAATTGA
- a CDS encoding SDR family oxidoreductase — MSSKKLVVITGASSGFGLEMAKQFSKDGYPLLLLARRIDKMEALNLPNTLCKKVDVTDKDGFAEAIKEAEASFGPVDLLVNNAGVMLLGDLATQDPEEWKKMLDVNLLGVMNGMQLVIDGMKSRNRGTIINLSSIAGIQPFPNHAAYCASKYGVRGLTQTARMELSPFNVRVIAIEPGAVSTELLGHTTDKSIVDGYNEWKENVGAVSITAADVATTIKFAYELPQGVLLREIVITDTRQDA, encoded by the coding sequence ATGTCATCAAAGAAATTAGTCGTAATCACCGGTGCCAGTTCAGGATTTGGCTTAGAAATGGCGAAACAATTCTCAAAAGATGGATATCCATTGCTCCTTCTCGCTCGAAGAATTGATAAAATGGAAGCCCTGAATCTGCCCAATACACTTTGCAAAAAAGTGGATGTAACCGATAAGGATGGTTTTGCTGAAGCCATAAAAGAGGCGGAAGCCTCATTCGGGCCAGTGGACCTGCTGGTTAACAACGCTGGTGTAATGCTCTTGGGTGACCTGGCAACCCAAGATCCAGAAGAATGGAAAAAAATGCTGGATGTGAATCTCCTTGGGGTAATGAACGGAATGCAGCTGGTGATAGATGGAATGAAATCCAGAAACCGAGGAACGATTATCAACCTCTCTTCTATCGCAGGTATTCAACCCTTTCCTAACCACGCGGCATACTGTGCCAGTAAATATGGGGTTAGAGGCTTAACTCAAACGGCGAGAATGGAACTGTCCCCATTCAATGTTCGGGTGATAGCTATCGAGCCCGGTGCGGTTTCTACGGAACTGCTTGGTCACACCACGGATAAAAGCATCGTAGATGGATACAATGAATGGAAGGAAAACGTAGGAGCAGTTAGCATTACTGCTGCAGATGTGGCCACCACCATCAAGTTTGCCTATGAGCTTCCGCAAGGCGTTTTGCTCCGTGAAATTGTGATTACCGATACTCGGCAAGATGCCTAA
- a CDS encoding ATP phosphoribosyltransferase has protein sequence MSKLKIAIQKQGRLNEGSLQLLKSCGISISNGNDQLKVSVANFPIEILYLRNSDIPQYIEDGVADIGIIGENLLFEKQGKVELVERLGFSKCKVCLAVPKDVVEDSVTYFEGKKIATSYPKTLQHYLAQNGVNAEIHTISGSVEIAPNIGLADGICDIVSSGSTLFKNGLRKTQTILSSEAVLVKSPKLSDEKEAVLDKLLFRLRAVLRARNSKYILLNVPNEKIEQVAEILPVMKSPTILPLAQEGWSSLHSVIDESTFWEVIDELKAAGAEDILIVPIDKMVR, from the coding sequence ATGAGTAAACTAAAAATCGCCATCCAAAAACAAGGTCGGCTGAATGAAGGATCGCTGCAGCTTTTGAAAAGCTGCGGAATTTCCATCAGCAACGGAAACGACCAGCTCAAAGTGAGTGTAGCCAATTTTCCGATTGAAATTCTCTACCTCCGCAATTCTGACATTCCCCAATACATCGAAGATGGGGTGGCCGATATTGGAATTATTGGGGAGAACCTACTGTTTGAAAAGCAGGGTAAAGTAGAATTGGTGGAGCGCTTGGGCTTTTCCAAATGCAAGGTCTGCCTGGCAGTTCCGAAGGATGTTGTCGAAGATTCGGTGACCTACTTTGAAGGAAAGAAAATAGCGACCTCCTACCCCAAAACACTGCAACATTACCTGGCTCAAAATGGGGTCAATGCGGAAATCCATACCATCTCTGGGTCGGTGGAGATTGCTCCTAACATTGGATTGGCTGATGGCATTTGCGACATCGTTAGTTCGGGAAGTACGCTCTTTAAAAACGGCTTGAGAAAAACGCAAACCATTCTTTCATCAGAAGCGGTTTTGGTCAAATCCCCCAAGTTATCGGACGAGAAGGAAGCCGTATTGGACAAGCTTTTGTTTCGCCTTCGAGCGGTACTGAGAGCCCGAAATTCCAAATACATTCTGCTCAATGTTCCCAATGAAAAAATTGAACAGGTGGCTGAGATTCTACCGGTTATGAAAAGCCCTACGATTTTGCCCTTGGCCCAGGAAGGATGGAGTTCGCTACACTCAGTCATCGATGAAAGCACCTTTTGGGAAGTCATAGATGAGCTTAAAGCGGCTGGAGCTGAGGATATTTTGATTGTTCCTATCGATAAAATGGTGAGGTGA
- the hisC gene encoding histidinol-phosphate transaminase has product MFDIDQAIRKNIRELKSYSSARDEFCGDASIWLDANENPYETDMNRYPDPYQTELKKAVAKLKKVEENQIFIGHGSDEIIDLLFRAFCEPQVDKAYLFPPTYGMYAIGAQINQVEIVELPLLQDFDLPEWSQIQSIIRSKGLLFMCSPNNPTGTAYSLNSIQELASQFPGIVAVDEAYIDFSETPSAISLLSKIPNLVVLQTLSKAYGLAGLRVGMAFTHPEIIKVLNKIKPPYNINTLSQQMGLKALENREIVLQQIQEIKHQREWLRNELEILPQVVKVHPSEANFLLVQFEDTSTNFKALLDHGIVVRNRARQVEGCLRITIGTPDQNKTLLQTLKSL; this is encoded by the coding sequence ATGTTTGATATTGACCAAGCTATCCGAAAGAATATTAGGGAACTCAAGTCCTATAGTTCAGCCCGGGACGAATTTTGTGGGGACGCTTCCATTTGGCTGGATGCCAATGAGAATCCCTACGAAACGGACATGAACCGTTATCCGGATCCCTACCAAACAGAATTAAAAAAGGCCGTTGCGAAGCTCAAAAAGGTAGAGGAAAATCAAATCTTTATTGGTCACGGTAGCGATGAAATAATCGATCTGCTATTCCGGGCCTTTTGCGAACCCCAGGTAGACAAGGCCTACCTCTTCCCTCCTACTTATGGGATGTACGCCATTGGAGCACAGATCAATCAGGTGGAAATAGTTGAATTGCCCCTGCTCCAAGATTTCGACTTGCCCGAATGGTCCCAAATTCAGTCTATAATACGGTCAAAGGGTTTGCTCTTTATGTGCTCACCAAACAATCCAACAGGAACGGCCTATTCCTTGAATTCTATTCAAGAACTGGCCTCACAATTCCCAGGAATTGTAGCGGTGGATGAAGCCTACATCGATTTTTCCGAGACTCCCAGTGCTATCAGTTTATTGAGTAAAATTCCCAATCTCGTGGTCCTTCAAACTTTGAGTAAAGCCTATGGTTTAGCGGGTTTACGCGTTGGCATGGCCTTTACTCATCCGGAAATCATCAAGGTGCTCAATAAAATCAAACCACCCTACAACATCAATACCCTGAGTCAACAAATGGGCCTTAAGGCTCTTGAAAATCGTGAGATCGTACTCCAACAAATTCAGGAAATTAAACACCAGCGTGAGTGGCTTAGAAATGAATTAGAAATACTTCCTCAGGTTGTGAAGGTACATCCCTCGGAGGCCAATTTTCTTCTGGTTCAATTCGAGGATACCTCCACCAACTTTAAGGCCCTACTCGATCATGGGATTGTGGTACGAAACAGAGCCCGCCAGGTGGAAGGTTGTTTGCGCATCACCATAGGCACTCCTGATCAAAACAAAACCCTACTTCAAACCCTAAAATCACTGTAA
- the hisB gene encoding bifunctional histidinol-phosphatase/imidazoleglycerol-phosphate dehydratase HisB, whose product MKKVLFIDRDGTLVIEPPIDYQLDSLEKLEFYPGVFQGLSQIARELDYELVMVTNQDGLGTPSFPEEDFWPAQNKIIQTFRNEGVEFAEVLIDRSLPEENAPTRKPGIGLLQKYIYGHYDLENSYVIGDRITDMELAQNLKARGIYLGESNELAELSTHSWQTIYQYLKDKPRTAQVQRSTKETSISISLNLDGQGKSKISTGIGFYDHLLEQLAKHGKLDLTIQSQGDLHVDNHHTIEDVALALGETFRKALGSKKGIERYGFLLPMDDCLAQVAIDFGGRPWLVWEAEFNREKVGEMPTEMFVHFFKSFSDSAQCNLNIKAEGQNEHHKIEGIFKALAKAIRMAVKRTNDYSIPSTKGQL is encoded by the coding sequence ATGAAAAAAGTACTCTTTATCGATCGAGATGGAACTCTGGTCATAGAACCTCCTATCGATTATCAATTGGATAGCCTCGAAAAATTGGAGTTTTACCCAGGCGTATTTCAAGGTTTATCCCAAATAGCCCGGGAATTGGATTATGAACTCGTAATGGTTACCAATCAAGATGGACTTGGCACTCCCTCTTTTCCAGAAGAAGATTTTTGGCCTGCCCAAAACAAGATCATTCAAACCTTTAGAAACGAAGGAGTTGAATTTGCTGAAGTACTTATTGACCGAAGCCTACCCGAAGAAAATGCTCCTACCCGGAAACCCGGCATTGGCCTGCTTCAGAAGTACATTTACGGCCATTACGACCTGGAGAACTCCTATGTTATTGGAGACCGAATTACGGACATGGAATTGGCCCAAAACCTAAAAGCCCGGGGAATCTACCTCGGTGAATCCAACGAACTCGCCGAATTGAGCACTCACAGCTGGCAAACTATTTACCAATACCTCAAGGATAAACCCAGAACAGCACAGGTGCAACGATCGACAAAGGAGACGAGCATTTCTATCTCCCTCAATCTTGACGGTCAAGGTAAGTCCAAAATTTCCACCGGCATCGGATTTTACGATCACTTACTGGAACAACTGGCCAAACATGGAAAGTTGGATCTCACTATTCAATCCCAAGGGGATTTACACGTGGATAATCACCACACGATAGAGGATGTTGCTCTTGCTTTAGGAGAAACCTTTCGCAAAGCCTTGGGAAGTAAAAAGGGCATCGAACGGTATGGATTCCTCTTGCCCATGGATGATTGCCTGGCCCAAGTAGCCATCGACTTTGGAGGAAGGCCCTGGTTGGTTTGGGAGGCTGAGTTTAATCGTGAAAAAGTGGGAGAAATGCCTACCGAGATGTTTGTTCACTTCTTCAAATCCTTTAGTGATTCAGCTCAATGCAACCTCAACATAAAAGCAGAGGGACAAAATGAGCATCATAAGATTGAAGGCATTTTCAAGGCCCTGGCCAAGGCCATCAGAATGGCTGTCAAACGAACGAACGATTACTCCATCCCCAGCACCAAAGGACAGTTATGA
- the hisH gene encoding imidazole glycerol phosphate synthase subunit HisH — translation MIALVKYNAGNLSSVRNALSRLGCECLISDDASILQRADKVIFPGVGEASSAMRSLRNAGLDRTIPSLIQPTLGICLGLQLMCQRSEEGNTDGLGLFDTEVKRFPSRDIVPHMGWNNLSHMEGSLFQDIQIQDDVYFVHSYYAEPCDQTVALGEYIVPFSASLQKDNFYATQFHPEKSGPVGEQILKNFLEL, via the coding sequence ATGATTGCTTTAGTAAAATACAACGCCGGAAATCTTAGTTCGGTTCGAAATGCGCTTTCAAGATTGGGCTGTGAATGCCTAATATCTGATGACGCCTCAATTCTACAACGTGCTGATAAAGTCATCTTTCCAGGAGTTGGTGAAGCCAGTTCCGCTATGCGAAGTCTACGAAACGCCGGATTGGATCGAACGATCCCTTCTCTGATCCAACCTACTTTGGGAATATGTCTGGGACTTCAACTGATGTGTCAACGCAGTGAAGAAGGAAATACAGATGGCCTTGGTCTATTTGACACTGAAGTGAAGCGTTTTCCCTCAAGGGATATTGTACCACACATGGGTTGGAATAATCTATCGCACATGGAAGGCTCGCTGTTTCAGGACATCCAAATTCAGGATGACGTATACTTCGTGCACAGCTATTACGCCGAACCCTGCGATCAAACTGTGGCTCTCGGAGAATACATCGTCCCCTTTAGTGCCAGCTTGCAAAAGGACAACTTTTACGCCACCCAGTTTCACCCTGAAAAGTCAGGACCTGTAGGCGAGCAAATCCTCAAAAACTTCCTGGAATTATGA